In Clostridium sporogenes, one genomic interval encodes:
- a CDS encoding leucine-rich repeat domain-containing protein, with translation MKINFNKIKNNFKNKYMIFLAIFLLIVSVSFFIDHKIKTKAQKDSLVLNDHEIQIKDSNLEKVIRLAIRKPIGKLRLRDVVDIKKLDASNKGIQNLDGIENLLRLQELDLTDNEIDDISALSGLKDISILKLGKNKITDIASLKNCSKLKELYLFDNKVIDITPLKNFEKIYILDLNRNHVADISILPTLKNLKEIYLHNNGVIDFEPILKMQQLTTVNLAGNNFTDMKDINQLKNLIELYIGDNGIKDLTFLKSMSNLKVLDVSNNKIMDMNSISNLNGIEELNISSNYIRDIKILENFKNLSKVDLRYNNIKNIEPLKNCKQLSEVFVDKDVDIRPIENMKNQLKNADSYTKAKLLNKEIFK, from the coding sequence ATGAAAATTAATTTTAATAAAATTAAAAACAATTTTAAGAACAAATATATGATTTTTCTTGCTATTTTCCTTTTAATAGTTTCTGTTAGCTTTTTTATAGATCATAAAATAAAAACTAAAGCTCAAAAGGATAGTTTAGTACTTAATGATCATGAAATTCAAATTAAGGATAGTAACTTAGAAAAAGTTATTAGATTGGCTATAAGAAAACCAATAGGAAAATTAAGATTAAGAGACGTAGTTGATATAAAAAAATTAGATGCATCTAACAAAGGTATTCAAAATTTAGATGGAATAGAAAATTTACTTAGATTACAAGAATTGGACTTAACAGATAATGAAATAGATGACATATCTGCTTTAAGTGGCCTAAAAGATATATCTATTCTTAAACTAGGAAAAAATAAAATTACAGATATTGCATCTTTAAAAAATTGTAGTAAATTAAAGGAATTATATCTATTTGATAATAAGGTTATAGATATAACTCCTCTTAAAAATTTTGAAAAAATATATATATTAGATTTAAATAGAAACCATGTTGCAGATATAAGTATTTTACCAACTTTAAAAAATTTAAAAGAAATATATTTGCATAATAATGGAGTTATTGATTTTGAACCTATCTTAAAAATGCAACAACTCACAACTGTTAATTTAGCAGGAAATAATTTTACTGATATGAAAGATATAAATCAGTTAAAAAATCTAATAGAGTTATACATAGGAGATAATGGAATAAAAGATTTAACATTTTTAAAGAGTATGTCTAATTTAAAAGTATTAGATGTAAGCAATAATAAAATAATGGACATGAATAGTATAAGTAATTTAAATGGGATAGAAGAATTAAATATATCATCTAATTATATTCGGGATATAAAAATTTTAGAGAATTTTAAAAATTTATCAAAAGTTGATTTAAGGTATAATAATATTAAAAATATAGAGCCATTAAAAAACTGTAAGCAATTAAGTGAAGTATTTGTAGATAAAGATGTAGACATAAGACCTATAGAAAATATGAAAAATCAGTTAAAAAATGCTGATTCATATACTAAAGCTAAACTTTTGAATAAAGAAATTTTTAAATGA
- a CDS encoding N-acetylmuramoyl-L-alanine amidase, with the protein MDIYKIESIVKKISLILLISIIVAFVPSFKVYASSTTPIMGQPQLTQEQALNYFKARNSEKSDQATKEFISIVWQEANLEGIRADVVFMQIMKETNFLKFTGDVKECQNNFAGIGATGGGVAGAYFKDTRAGVRAVVQHLKAYCSTEGLKNPCVDPRFTYVQRGISPYVEWLGIGENPNYPDEGWAADNNYGKSIVEMMHSAKYLANEGDSQGNITTSKATINNLEVSLDGNKVVTNELDPGKAYNIKAYGNSSNGVLYEYWIKDLSINSWIKLRDYSATNEVKWTPNKSGKYLIGVHVKDRYSKERLDNFKYVEYNVASLKKATISSLEVSLDGNNVVNNELQLGKIYNIKAYGSSSNGVLYEYWIKDLSKNSWIKLRDYSTSTQVTWTPNKSGKYLLGVHVKDRYSEERLDNFKYVEYNVASPKKATVNSLEVSLDGNKVITNELDPGKAYNIKAYGNSSNGVLYEYWIKDLSINSWIKLKDYSTSTQVIWTPNKPGKYLIGVHVKDKYSTQKLDNFKYVEYNVASPKKATINSLEVNLNGGKVVNNELQAGEIYNIKAYGSGSSGVLYEYWIKDLSINSWIKLKDYSTSTQVTWTPNKSGKYLIGVHVKDKYSTQKLDNFKYVEYNVKLSKKAVISNLEVSLNGKIVTNNQLNSGKTYSIKTYAESLNGVLYEYWIKDLSSNSWIKLKDYSTSTQITWTPNKAGKYLVGVHVKDKYSNERLDNYKYVEYSVQGGLMKTIVLDAGHGGRDSGAVSSRATGNIHEADIVQKITIKLGNLLKAKGYNIIYTRDKVDNYNYPSITQNLEDRINVANSIKADLFVSIHADSTDSSSANGYGAHYSSYRPRLDNSGVYMEGDVYYDRTPCDAALKSKVLSQLIVNEMASLGTINRGIYDHNLYVTRNALMPSVLVECGFVSNDTEVRWLNTDSNQNKIAQKLYNAVTKLFSI; encoded by the coding sequence ATGGATATATACAAAATAGAAAGTATAGTTAAAAAGATTTCATTAATACTTTTAATCAGTATTATTGTAGCTTTTGTACCTTCATTTAAAGTATATGCTAGTAGCACTACACCTATAATGGGACAACCCCAATTAACACAGGAACAAGCATTAAATTATTTTAAGGCTAGAAACAGTGAAAAAAGTGACCAAGCTACAAAGGAATTTATTTCTATAGTTTGGCAGGAAGCTAATTTAGAAGGAATAAGAGCTGATGTAGTTTTTATGCAAATAATGAAGGAAACAAACTTTTTGAAATTTACAGGGGATGTAAAAGAATGTCAAAATAATTTTGCAGGTATTGGTGCTACAGGTGGTGGTGTAGCAGGGGCTTATTTTAAAGATACAAGAGCAGGAGTAAGAGCCGTTGTTCAACATTTAAAAGCTTATTGTAGTACTGAGGGATTAAAAAATCCTTGTGTAGATCCACGATTTACATATGTCCAAAGAGGAATAAGTCCCTATGTTGAGTGGCTAGGTATAGGGGAAAATCCTAATTATCCAGATGAAGGATGGGCTGCGGATAATAATTATGGTAAGAGTATAGTTGAGATGATGCACAGTGCAAAGTATCTGGCAAATGAAGGCGATTCACAAGGAAATATAACTACTTCGAAGGCTACTATTAATAATTTAGAAGTAAGCTTAGATGGAAATAAGGTAGTAACTAATGAATTAGACCCAGGAAAAGCATATAACATAAAAGCTTATGGAAATAGTTCTAATGGAGTATTATATGAATATTGGATAAAAGACTTATCAATTAATTCATGGATAAAGCTAAGAGATTATAGTGCAACCAATGAAGTTAAATGGACACCAAATAAATCAGGGAAATATCTAATAGGAGTACATGTTAAAGATAGATATAGTAAAGAAAGATTAGATAATTTTAAGTATGTAGAATATAATGTAGCATCTCTTAAAAAAGCTACTATTAGTAGTTTAGAAGTAAGCTTAGATGGAAATAATGTAGTGAATAATGAATTACAACTAGGCAAGATATATAATATAAAAGCTTATGGTAGTAGCTCTAATGGCGTATTGTATGAATATTGGATAAAAGACTTATCAAAGAATTCATGGATTAAGCTAAGAGATTATAGTACAAGTACTCAAGTCACATGGACACCAAATAAATCAGGAAAGTATTTATTAGGAGTACATGTTAAAGATAGGTATAGTGAAGAAAGATTAGATAACTTTAAATATGTAGAATACAATGTAGCATCACCTAAAAAGGCTACTGTTAATAGCTTAGAAGTAAGCTTAGATGGGAATAAGGTAATAACTAATGAATTAGATCCAGGAAAAGCATATAACATAAAAGCTTATGGAAATAGTTCTAATGGAGTATTATATGAATATTGGATAAAAGACTTATCAATTAATTCATGGATAAAGTTAAAAGATTATAGTACAAGTACTCAAGTTATATGGACACCAAATAAGCCAGGAAAATATTTAATAGGGGTACACGTAAAAGATAAATATAGTACACAAAAATTAGATAATTTTAAATATGTGGAATATAATGTAGCATCACCTAAAAAGGCTACTATCAATAGTTTAGAAGTAAATCTAAATGGAGGTAAAGTAGTAAATAATGAACTACAAGCAGGTGAAATATATAATATAAAAGCTTATGGTAGTGGTTCTAGCGGAGTATTGTATGAATACTGGATAAAAGACTTATCAATTAATTCATGGATAAAGTTAAAAGATTATAGTACAAGTACTCAAGTTACATGGACACCAAATAAGTCAGGAAAATATTTGATAGGGGTACACGTAAAAGATAAATATAGTACACAAAAATTAGATAATTTTAAGTATGTAGAATATAATGTGAAACTATCCAAAAAAGCAGTTATTAGTAACTTAGAAGTAAGCTTAAATGGAAAGATAGTAACAAATAATCAATTAAATTCAGGAAAAACATATAGTATAAAAACTTATGCCGAAAGTCTTAATGGAGTATTGTATGAATATTGGATAAAAGATTTATCCAGTAATTCATGGATAAAGTTAAAAGATTATAGTACAAGTACTCAAATCACATGGACACCAAATAAAGCAGGAAAATATCTAGTAGGAGTGCATGTAAAAGATAAATATAGTAATGAAAGATTAGACAATTATAAATATGTAGAATATAGTGTTCAAGGTGGTTTAATGAAAACTATAGTTTTAGATGCAGGTCATGGAGGCAGGGACTCAGGTGCAGTATCTTCCAGAGCAACTGGAAATATACACGAAGCAGATATAGTTCAGAAGATTACCATCAAGTTAGGAAATCTTCTGAAAGCTAAAGGATATAATATTATTTATACTAGGGACAAAGTAGATAATTATAATTATCCTTCAATAACACAAAATTTAGAAGATAGAATAAATGTAGCCAATAGTATAAAAGCTGATTTATTTGTGAGCATACATGCTGACTCTACTGATAGTTCATCAGCAAATGGATATGGTGCTCACTATAGTAGCTATAGACCTAGATTAGATAATTCAGGTGTATATATGGAGGGTGATGTGTATTATGATAGGACTCCTTGTGATGCAGCATTAAAAAGCAAAGTGTTATCACAACTTATAGTAAATGAAATGGCTTCTTTGGGAACTATAAACAGGGGAATATATGATCATAATTTATATGTTACAAGAAATGCATTAATGCCTTCTGTACTCGTAGAATGTGGATTTGTTTCCAATGATACAGAGGTTAGATGGTTAAATACTGATTCTAATCAAAATAAAATAGCTCAAAAACTTTATAATGCAGTAACAAAATTATTTAGTATATAG
- a CDS encoding acyltransferase has translation MKMNYISPKSKLGNNVEVGRFAVIEDDVVIGENCIIGHNVIIHKGTIIGNNVRIDDNTVIGKEPMRSVNSIFKDDKKFEPCKINDECLIGAGAIVYIGSKIGNKALVADLAVIREDVTIGERTIIGKGATIENFCKVGSNCKIQTNVYLTAYSEVEDYVFIAPCVVTSNDNYAARSKERFGKFKGVTIEKGGRIGAGAVILPGKIIHEDGFAAAGSLVTRDIEKAKIVAGVPAKIFNDVPKEQLLENQ, from the coding sequence ATGAAAATGAATTATATATCCCCAAAATCTAAATTAGGTAATAACGTTGAAGTAGGGAGATTTGCTGTTATAGAAGATGATGTAGTTATAGGAGAAAATTGTATTATAGGGCATAATGTAATTATACATAAAGGAACAATCATAGGTAATAATGTAAGAATAGATGATAATACTGTAATAGGAAAAGAACCCATGAGATCAGTAAACAGTATATTTAAAGATGATAAAAAGTTTGAACCATGTAAAATTAATGATGAATGTTTAATAGGAGCGGGTGCAATAGTATATATAGGTTCTAAAATAGGTAATAAAGCTTTAGTAGCTGACCTAGCTGTGATAAGAGAAGATGTAACTATAGGAGAAAGAACAATAATAGGAAAAGGTGCAACCATAGAAAACTTTTGCAAAGTGGGCTCAAATTGTAAAATTCAGACTAATGTATATTTAACAGCATATTCAGAAGTAGAGGATTATGTTTTCATAGCACCTTGTGTAGTAACATCTAATGATAACTATGCTGCTCGATCAAAAGAAAGATTTGGTAAATTTAAAGGTGTTACAATTGAAAAAGGTGGAAGAATAGGGGCAGGTGCAGTTATATTGCCAGGAAAAATAATACATGAAGATGGATTTGCAGCAGCAGGAAGTTTAGTAACTAGGGATATAGAAAAAGCTAAGATAGTTGCAGGAGTACCAGCTAAAATATTTAATGATGTACCAAAAGAACAGTTGTTAGAAAATCAATAG
- a CDS encoding Gfo/Idh/MocA family protein, with the protein MKKLKFAIVGCGRISYKHVEAIINNKEEAELVAVCDVIEENAIEKKNDYISKSSKEANVNIYTDYKEMLEKEDIDVVTIATESGYHPEIAINCMDKKKHIICEKPMALSIDDADRMIESAKENNVKLCVSHQNRFNKPIQQLRKAVEANRFGRLVNGTARILWNRNMGYYHQAPWRGTWELDGGTLMNQCIHNIDLLQWMMGGEIDTVYAQCDTFLRDIEAEDFGAIVIRFKNGAIGIVEGSACVYPKNLEETLSIFGEKGTTCIGGLAVNKIETWKFEDGTENEEGDILKAQEGDPDSVYGFGHTPLFKDTIDAITEDRAPLVSGEEGKKGMAIILAAYKSRLTGMPVKFPFNNFSTMDMVNVEKINK; encoded by the coding sequence ATGAAAAAATTAAAATTTGCTATTGTTGGTTGTGGAAGAATTTCTTATAAACATGTAGAAGCTATAATAAATAATAAAGAAGAAGCTGAATTAGTAGCAGTTTGTGATGTAATTGAAGAAAACGCTATAGAGAAGAAAAATGATTATATATCAAAATCAAGCAAAGAAGCTAATGTAAATATATATACAGATTATAAGGAAATGCTAGAAAAAGAAGACATAGATGTAGTTACTATAGCTACAGAAAGTGGATATCATCCAGAAATAGCTATAAATTGTATGGATAAGAAAAAGCATATAATATGTGAAAAACCTATGGCACTGTCTATAGATGATGCAGATAGAATGATAGAATCAGCAAAGGAAAATAATGTTAAGCTTTGTGTGAGCCATCAAAATAGATTTAATAAACCAATACAACAATTAAGAAAAGCAGTAGAAGCTAATAGGTTCGGAAGATTAGTAAATGGTACTGCAAGAATACTATGGAATAGAAATATGGGATACTATCATCAAGCGCCATGGAGAGGGACTTGGGAACTTGATGGTGGTACTTTAATGAATCAATGTATACACAACATAGATTTGCTTCAATGGATGATGGGTGGAGAAATTGATACAGTTTACGCTCAATGTGACACTTTTTTAAGAGATATAGAAGCAGAGGACTTTGGAGCTATAGTAATAAGATTTAAAAATGGAGCTATAGGAATAGTTGAAGGAAGTGCTTGTGTATATCCTAAAAATTTAGAAGAAACATTAAGTATATTTGGAGAAAAAGGGACAACTTGCATAGGTGGACTTGCTGTTAATAAAATAGAAACTTGGAAATTTGAAGATGGAACTGAAAATGAAGAAGGAGATATATTAAAAGCTCAAGAAGGAGATCCAGATTCAGTATACGGTTTTGGACATACTCCATTGTTTAAAGATACAATAGATGCTATAACAGAAGATAGAGCACCTCTAGTAAGTGGAGAAGAAGGGAAAAAAGGTATGGCAATAATATTAGCCGCTTATAAATCAAGACTTACAGGTATGCCAGTTAAATTCCCATTTAATAATTTTTCAACAATGGATATGGTAAATGTAGAAAAAATAAATAAATAA
- a CDS encoding flippase, with protein MSYKRNIASNFLTQIIASAIGFFTSIIVARALGPQDKGYAAYILLIFNLIGEYGHFGITSASTYFQKKTKYSAKEVYDTNITYLFIVFSIISLTIIILKSTGFFLVDYSWSLIIAGFSIVLCTFLNTILINFYVADERIPEANKCNLIMNFLKSILILILWIFGNLNVFTFVLCQFMPFIVSILILYKNLGITYNIGFNKQLLKSEFKFGIVIYLATLFIYLNYRMDQIFIKNMLGEQQLGIYSIAVSLAELLFLIPGSVGTAILGRLYNIKDNNKEKKYILSMTVKYTFYICLFIGILGIMMTPLIPYVYGKEFASAKSSTIILFIGIIFASIGKVSSSYFQSEGAPIIHMVITLITFLSNLLLNALFIPKWGIDGAAAASTISYILYGLVYVVFFKHKEDFKISDFFMFNKNDYNILIKNNPFLNRLRKRNKK; from the coding sequence TTGAGTTATAAGAGGAATATTGCAAGTAATTTTTTAACACAAATAATAGCATCAGCTATAGGCTTTTTTACTAGTATTATAGTTGCTAGAGCATTAGGACCACAGGATAAAGGCTATGCTGCATATATACTATTAATATTTAATTTGATAGGGGAATATGGTCATTTCGGAATAACTAGTGCTAGTACGTATTTTCAAAAGAAGACTAAATATTCTGCTAAAGAGGTTTATGATACTAATATTACTTATTTGTTTATAGTATTTAGTATAATATCTTTAACTATAATAATTTTAAAGTCAACCGGATTTTTTTTAGTTGATTATAGTTGGTCTTTAATTATAGCTGGATTTAGTATTGTACTTTGTACATTTTTAAACACAATTCTTATAAATTTTTATGTAGCAGACGAAAGAATACCGGAGGCTAATAAATGTAATTTAATAATGAATTTCTTAAAATCTATTCTTATTTTGATACTATGGATATTTGGTAATTTAAATGTCTTTACCTTTGTTTTATGTCAATTTATGCCATTTATAGTTTCTATTTTAATTTTATATAAGAATCTTGGTATAACGTATAATATTGGATTTAACAAACAATTATTAAAATCAGAGTTTAAATTTGGAATAGTAATTTATTTAGCAACTTTGTTTATTTATTTAAATTATAGAATGGATCAAATTTTTATAAAAAATATGTTGGGAGAACAGCAATTAGGTATATATTCTATTGCTGTATCATTGGCTGAATTATTATTCTTGATACCAGGAAGTGTAGGAACTGCCATACTTGGAAGATTGTATAATATAAAAGATAACAATAAAGAAAAAAAGTATATATTATCTATGACTGTAAAATATACGTTTTATATATGCTTGTTTATTGGAATTTTAGGAATAATGATGACACCTTTAATACCATATGTTTATGGTAAAGAATTTGCATCAGCAAAATCATCCACTATAATTTTATTTATTGGAATTATATTTGCATCAATAGGTAAGGTATCTTCTTCTTATTTTCAAAGCGAAGGAGCACCGATAATACATATGGTTATTACATTAATTACCTTTTTAAGTAATTTACTTTTAAATGCTTTATTTATTCCTAAATGGGGTATTGATGGTGCAGCAGCTGCATCGACAATATCATATATTTTATATGGCTTAGTATATGTTGTGTTTTTTAAACATAAAGAAGATTTTAAGATTAGTGATTTTTTTATGTTCAATAAAAATGATTATAATATACTTATAAAAAATAATCCTTTTTTAAACAGGTTAAGAAAGAGGAATAAAAAATAA
- a CDS encoding nucleotide sugar dehydrogenase: MSQLKKDLMTKLENKTAKLGVVGLGYVGLPLAVEKAKAGFEVIGFDVQDKKVELVNEGKNYIGDIVDNELADLVKEGKLKATTDFSFVSEVDAVAICVPTPLDIYKQPDISYVVSSTKSIAKYLHRGMLVVLESTTYPGTTEEVLKPILEETGFKCGEDFFLGFSPERVDPGNKQFKTKNTPKVVGGCTEECTEVAAMLYRSVLEGEVYVVSSPAVAEMEKILENTFRNINIGLANEMAILCKKMNIDVFEVIDAAKTKPYGFMAFYPGPGLGGHCIPLDPFYLEWKAKEYDFHTRLIEVSGEINDRMPEFVVENAMKLLNEDKKAMNGSKVLLLGSAYKNDIDDMRESPALKVIEHLEQNGANVQVNDPYIPEFKHKGKLYKSVDLEKGLEEADIVIITTNHSCYDYEHIVEKAKILYDTRNATKDVKNNREKIHKL, encoded by the coding sequence ATGTCACAATTAAAAAAGGATTTAATGACTAAATTAGAAAATAAAACAGCTAAATTAGGTGTGGTAGGATTAGGTTATGTAGGACTTCCACTAGCTGTAGAAAAAGCTAAAGCGGGATTTGAAGTTATAGGTTTTGATGTTCAAGATAAAAAAGTAGAGTTAGTTAATGAAGGTAAAAACTATATAGGAGATATAGTTGATAATGAATTAGCAGATTTAGTTAAAGAAGGAAAATTAAAAGCAACTACAGATTTTTCTTTTGTAAGTGAAGTAGATGCAGTAGCTATATGTGTACCAACACCATTGGATATATATAAACAACCAGATATATCTTATGTTGTTAGTTCAACTAAGAGCATTGCAAAATATCTTCACAGGGGTATGCTTGTAGTTCTTGAAAGTACTACATATCCAGGAACAACAGAGGAAGTCTTAAAACCAATACTTGAAGAGACTGGCTTCAAATGTGGAGAAGATTTCTTTTTAGGATTTTCACCAGAAAGAGTAGATCCAGGTAACAAGCAATTTAAAACTAAAAACACACCTAAAGTTGTAGGTGGTTGTACAGAAGAATGTACAGAAGTAGCTGCTATGCTTTATAGAAGCGTTTTAGAAGGAGAAGTATATGTAGTATCTTCACCAGCAGTAGCTGAAATGGAAAAAATATTAGAAAATACATTTAGAAATATAAATATAGGTTTAGCTAATGAAATGGCCATATTATGTAAAAAAATGAATATAGATGTATTTGAAGTTATAGATGCAGCTAAAACAAAACCTTATGGATTTATGGCTTTCTATCCAGGCCCAGGTCTTGGGGGACATTGCATACCATTAGATCCTTTCTATTTAGAATGGAAAGCTAAAGAATATGACTTCCATACAAGATTAATTGAAGTATCAGGAGAAATTAATGACCGTATGCCTGAATTCGTAGTAGAAAATGCTATGAAATTATTAAATGAAGATAAAAAGGCTATGAATGGATCAAAGGTCTTATTACTTGGATCTGCTTACAAAAATGATATAGATGATATGAGAGAATCTCCAGCATTAAAAGTAATAGAGCATTTAGAGCAAAATGGAGCTAATGTACAGGTTAATGATCCATATATACCTGAATTTAAGCATAAAGGTAAATTATACAAATCAGTAGATTTAGAAAAAGGATTAGAGGAAGCCGATATCGTAATTATAACTACAAATCATAGTTGTTATGATTATGAACATATAGTAGAAAAAGCTAAAATTTTATATGATACAAGAAATGCTACAAAGGATGTAAAGAATAATAGAGAAAAAATACACAAACTATAA
- a CDS encoding polysaccharide biosynthesis protein produces the protein MRKDRELILYDILLIILSLYLAILLRFDFGMASMASEFKKYMIFFKLSVIPVIIITLFLNKIFNLYSSIWKYASVEELMSIIYSVSISNIIFIIYSYFINYKILESNYYRFPFTVHIIFWILSIVSLGGTRFIYRVIEDKECNKNKCNCDSKEKKLLIIGAGDAAALIIKEIKRNRELNYSIIGLIDDDIEKLGKRINGIPVLGGRESIIKISKNKKIDEIILAIPSASSSTKSEIVSICKETSCKLKTLPSMDKVIQGKFNMSKLRDVSIEDLLGREEVKLDDSGINKYIKDKVVLVTGGGGSIGSELCRQIVKFSPKKLLILDIYENNAYDVQMELNYKYPELDKAVIIASIRDEKRLKDIFSLYKPDVVFHAAAHKHVPLMEENPAESIKNNVIGTYNLIKCAHEFGIERFVQISTDKAVNPTNIMGATKRFCEIMIQAFDKISKTEFVAVRFGNVLGSNGSVIPLFKKQISHGGPVTVTHPEINRYFMTIPEAAQLVIQAGAMAKGGEIFVLDMGKPVKIVDLAKDLITLSGYKPGEDIKIEYTGLRPGEKLYEELLMDEIALTSTGHNKIFVEKPMENNIDFVEKSIEEFKKVVYNDKEEIFKLIEKKVPTYIRKK, from the coding sequence ATGAGAAAAGATAGAGAATTGATTCTTTATGATATATTATTAATAATTTTATCATTATATTTAGCAATTTTACTAAGGTTTGATTTTGGTATGGCTTCTATGGCTTCGGAATTTAAAAAATATATGATATTTTTTAAGTTATCAGTAATTCCAGTTATAATAATAACCTTATTTTTAAATAAAATATTTAATCTCTATAGTAGTATATGGAAATATGCTTCAGTAGAAGAACTTATGTCTATAATTTATTCAGTTTCTATATCTAATATTATATTCATAATTTATAGCTATTTTATTAATTATAAAATTCTAGAAAGTAATTATTATAGATTCCCATTTACTGTACATATAATATTTTGGATTTTATCCATAGTATCCCTAGGAGGTACAAGATTTATATATAGAGTTATAGAAGATAAGGAATGTAATAAGAACAAATGTAACTGTGATTCTAAAGAAAAGAAGTTACTCATAATAGGGGCAGGAGATGCAGCAGCCCTTATTATAAAAGAAATAAAAAGAAATAGGGAATTAAATTATAGTATAATAGGTCTTATAGATGATGACATAGAGAAGTTAGGAAAGAGAATAAATGGTATACCTGTTTTAGGCGGAAGAGAAAGTATTATAAAGATATCTAAAAATAAAAAAATAGATGAAATAATATTAGCTATACCTTCAGCATCATCTTCAACAAAAAGTGAAATAGTATCTATATGTAAAGAAACTAGTTGTAAATTAAAAACTTTACCAAGCATGGATAAGGTAATACAGGGTAAATTTAATATGAGCAAGTTAAGAGATGTAAGTATTGAAGATTTGCTTGGGAGAGAGGAAGTTAAACTAGATGATAGTGGAATAAATAAATATATAAAGGATAAGGTAGTTTTAGTTACTGGTGGAGGGGGATCTATAGGTTCAGAACTTTGCAGACAAATAGTTAAATTTTCACCTAAGAAACTTTTAATATTAGATATATATGAAAACAATGCCTATGATGTTCAAATGGAATTAAATTATAAATACCCAGAGCTAGATAAAGCTGTTATAATAGCTTCCATAAGGGATGAAAAGAGATTAAAAGATATATTTTCATTATATAAACCAGACGTAGTTTTTCATGCAGCAGCTCATAAGCATGTTCCATTAATGGAAGAAAACCCAGCAGAATCCATTAAAAACAATGTAATAGGTACCTATAATCTAATAAAATGTGCCCATGAATTTGGGATTGAGCGTTTTGTACAAATAAGTACAGATAAAGCTGTTAATCCAACTAATATAATGGGAGCTACAAAAAGATTTTGTGAAATAATGATTCAAGCTTTTGATAAAATAAGTAAAACTGAATTTGTAGCTGTTAGATTTGGGAATGTTTTAGGAAGTAATGGATCTGTTATTCCATTATTTAAAAAACAAATATCTCATGGAGGACCTGTCACTGTAACCCATCCAGAAATAAATAGATATTTTATGACTATACCAGAAGCAGCTCAATTAGTTATACAAGCAGGTGCTATGGCAAAAGGTGGAGAAATATTTGTTTTGGATATGGGAAAACCAGTTAAAATTGTAGATTTAGCTAAAGATTTAATAACCTTATCTGGGTATAAGCCAGGAGAAGATATTAAAATTGAGTATACAGGATTAAGACCTGGGGAAAAATTATATGAAGAATTATTGATGGATGAAATAGCTTTAACATCAACAGGACATAATAAAATATTTGTAGAAAAACCTATGGAAAATAATATAGACTTTGTAGAAAAATCCATAGAAGAATTTAAGAAAGTTGTTTATAATGATAAAGAAGAAATATTTAAACTAATAGAAAAGAAAGTTCCAACATATATAAGAAAAAAATAA